The Hymenobacter sp. GOD-10R genome includes a window with the following:
- the rplD gene encoding 50S ribosomal protein L4 yields MELSVYNIKGEDTGRKVTLSDAIFGVEPNEHVMYLDVKQYLANQRQGTHKSKQRNEVHGTTKKLKKQKGTGGARAGSMKSPVFVGGGRVFGPQPRDYSFKLNKKTKRLARLSALSTLANEGKVALVETITLDAPKTKEFASILASLKLNNGKKTLLVTGEANKNVVLSARNIQRIKVATPVALNTHDLLNTDTLLLSEDGLKSLEQLYTTAE; encoded by the coding sequence ATGGAACTGTCAGTATACAACATTAAGGGGGAGGACACCGGCCGTAAGGTAACGCTGTCAGACGCTATATTTGGCGTTGAGCCCAATGAGCATGTGATGTACCTCGACGTAAAGCAATACCTAGCTAACCAGCGCCAAGGAACGCACAAGTCGAAGCAACGCAACGAAGTACATGGTACGACGAAGAAGCTCAAGAAACAAAAAGGCACTGGTGGTGCTCGTGCTGGTAGCATGAAGTCACCCGTATTCGTAGGTGGTGGCCGGGTATTTGGACCTCAACCTCGCGATTATAGCTTCAAGCTTAATAAGAAGACAAAGCGCCTTGCTCGTCTTTCCGCATTAAGCACTTTGGCTAATGAAGGTAAGGTTGCATTAGTAGAGACTATCACTCTTGATGCTCCAAAAACTAAAGAGTTTGCCTCCATTCTAGCTAGCTTGAAACTAAATAACGGCAAAAAGACTTTGCTCGTGACTGGTGAAGCTAACAAGAATGTTGTGCTATCTGCTCGCAATATCCAGCGCATAAAGGTTGCTACACCAGTAGCACTGAACACGCACGATCTACTTAACACAGATACGCTGCTGTTGTCAGAAGATGGGTTGAAGTCGTTGGAACAACTTTATACTACTGCTGAGTAA
- the rplC gene encoding 50S ribosomal protein L3, translating to MPGIIGKKIGMTSLFTPDGKNIPCTLIEAGPCVVTQVKTLENDGYTAVQLGYGEKKAKNTTKALVGHFTKAGTTPKKKLVEFRTESVGNYTAGSEIKADLFEEGEFVDVVGTSKGKGFQGVVKRYNFAGVGGQTHGQHNRLRHPGSIGACSWPSRVFKGMRMGGRMGGDRVKVQNLKVMRVVADKNLILVSGSIPGAKNSYVVLEK from the coding sequence ATGCCTGGCATCATCGGTAAAAAAATCGGTATGACAAGCCTCTTCACTCCGGACGGGAAGAATATTCCTTGCACGCTTATTGAAGCGGGTCCGTGCGTAGTGACGCAGGTGAAAACGCTAGAGAACGACGGGTATACCGCTGTTCAACTCGGCTACGGCGAGAAAAAAGCGAAAAATACCACTAAAGCATTAGTCGGTCACTTCACGAAGGCTGGTACCACTCCTAAGAAGAAGCTCGTTGAGTTTCGTACAGAGTCAGTAGGTAACTATACAGCTGGTAGCGAAATCAAAGCAGACCTCTTCGAAGAAGGCGAGTTTGTTGATGTAGTAGGTACTTCAAAAGGCAAAGGCTTTCAAGGTGTAGTTAAGCGCTACAACTTTGCTGGGGTAGGTGGTCAAACACACGGCCAGCACAACCGTCTTCGTCACCCTGGTTCAATTGGTGCGTGTTCTTGGCCCTCACGTGTGTTTAAAGGTATGCGTATGGGTGGCCGCATGGGTGGCGATCGGGTAAAAGTGCAAAACTTAAAAGTGATGCGCGTAGTAGCTGACAAGAATCTAATCTTAGTTAGCGGCTCTATTCCTGGTGCTAAAAACTCTTACGTAGTCCTGGAAAAATAA